A DNA window from Primulina tabacum isolate GXHZ01 chromosome 12, ASM2559414v2, whole genome shotgun sequence contains the following coding sequences:
- the LOC142520171 gene encoding uncharacterized protein LOC142520171 produces MPLILGRPFLATGKALIDVQEGNLRLRVGEDEITFDVFNALKHTLHSDSCFRIDAFDSLVCSYVQDGIKDPLETTLTIELREDELDEEKAEIKTYFNANHLWKMPIRMRLEDLGDRRDLTPQKSSIEEPPTLELNPLPPHLKYVYLCENNKLHMIISSNLTYVTEGKLLKVLKAHKNAFAWKVADIKWINPLVCMNKILMEDKYSPLVQPQRRLNPKMQEAVKAETIKLLDAGTIYPISDSALNLEVVLMRCEETNLVLNWEKCHFMVQEGIVLGHKISEHGIEVFYDTPAYEDLKERLVTAPILVAPDWDLPFEIMYDANDIVVGVVLCQRKNKQLLAIVFSFDKFHSNLVLSKVIVYTDHSALKYLLAKKDVKPRLIRWILSLQEFDLEIKDKKGVENVVADHLSRLWLIRNDFVDHAIND; encoded by the exons ATGCCGTTGATATTGGGAAGGCCAttccttgcaactggcaagGCCCTAATTGATGTGCAAGAAGGGAATTTGAGATTGAGAGTAGGGGAGGATGAGATTACTTTTGATGTCTTTAATGCACTTAAACACACACTCCATTCTGATAgttgttttagaattgatgcttTTGATTCGCTTGTGTGTAGCTATGTGCAGGATGGTATTAAGGACCCTTTGGAAACCACTCTCACTATTGAATTGAGAGAAGACGAATTGGATGAAGAGAAAGCTGAAATAAAGACATACTTTAATGCCAACCATCTATGGAAGATGCCAATAAGGATGAGATTAGAGGACCTAGGGGATCGGAGAGACTTGACCCCTCAGAAGTCAAGCATAGaggagccaccaactcttgaGCTAAATCCATTACCTCCACATCTGAAATACGTCTATCTATGTGAAAATAATAAACTTCATATGATTATTTCTTCTAATTTGACATATGTGACGGAGGGAAAACTGCTAAAAGTTTTGAAAGCGCACAAGAATGCATTTGCGTGGAAGGTGGCAGATATCAAATGGATCAATCCATTAGTCTGCATGAACAAGATATTAATGGAAGATAAGTACTCACCTCTTGTGCAACCTCAAAGAAGAttgaatccaaagatgcaagaggcaGTAAAAGCAGAAACTATCAAACTCCTTGATGCAGGTACTATCTATCCTATATCTGATAGTGCATTG AATCTGGAGGTGGTGCTTATGAGATGTGAGGAGACGAATTTGGTGCTGAATTGGGAAAAATGCCATTTCATGGTACAAGAAGGCATAGTATTAGGGCACAAAATATCGGAGCATGGAATAGAAGTTTTCTACGACACGCCG GCATACGAGGATTTAaaggagcgcttggtgacgGCTCCTATTTTGGTGGCACCGGATTGGGATCTACCCTTCGAGATCATGTACGATGCCAATGATATTGTGGTTGGTGTTGTTCTTTGCCAGCGGaaaaacaag CAATTACTTGCAATAGTATTTTCGTTTGACAAATTTCATTCAAATCTTGTTTTGTCCAAAGTCATTGTTTACACAGACCACTCTGCACTGAAATATTTACTTGCTAAGAAAGATGTAAAGCCACGCCTAATTCGGTGGATTTTATCGTTACAAGAGTTTGATTTAGAAATAAAGGATAAGAAGGGTGTTGAGAATGTGGTAGCTGATCACTTGTCTAGATTGTGGCTTATTAGGAATGACTTTGTAGATCATGCCATTAATGATTGA